Proteins from a single region of Verrucosispora sp. NA02020:
- a CDS encoding ABC transporter substrate-binding protein — MRRSTPRWLRVAAVGLTVGSLVVACSGRSTTGGSGGEVTLTINFWGDFGLQDLKTKYEAEHTNVKIALNSGEYNAQHEDLQKKLIAGSGAPDIAAVDEGFIVQFRSQADKFVNLLDKGAGKYETAYLPWKWKQSLSADGATQIGLGTDVGGLAMCYRTDLFSAAGLPTARDQVSALWPTWDKFLEVGQGYTAETGKKFIDNATNLFNPILGQQQVGFFDADEQLQMAGGPKVAFDYAVRAADVGISANLTSFQADWDKGFTSGAFAVLPCPAWMLGHIQNTAPGTRGQWDIATVPGGGGSWGGSFLTVPKQGRNVDEAYRFVEWLIQPEQQIEVFKTVGNLPSQPALYADPAIAEFTNEFFNAAPVGQIFPRMAEGLTPQYLGRKNGPTRVAVENVINRVQNGTLASGAAWAEAIKEAEKAGR; from the coding sequence ATGAGACGGTCCACACCCCGGTGGCTGCGGGTCGCAGCCGTGGGTCTGACGGTCGGTTCGCTCGTCGTCGCGTGCAGCGGACGCAGCACCACCGGCGGCTCCGGCGGTGAGGTCACCCTGACGATCAACTTCTGGGGGGACTTCGGCCTGCAGGACCTCAAGACGAAGTACGAGGCGGAGCACACCAACGTCAAGATCGCCCTCAACTCGGGCGAGTACAACGCCCAGCACGAGGACCTGCAGAAGAAGCTGATCGCCGGCTCCGGTGCCCCCGACATCGCCGCCGTCGACGAGGGGTTCATCGTCCAGTTCCGCAGCCAGGCCGACAAGTTCGTGAACCTGCTCGACAAGGGCGCCGGAAAGTACGAGACCGCCTACCTGCCGTGGAAGTGGAAGCAGTCGCTCTCCGCCGACGGCGCCACCCAGATCGGCCTCGGCACCGACGTCGGCGGCCTGGCCATGTGCTACCGCACCGACCTCTTCTCCGCCGCCGGCCTGCCCACCGCGCGCGACCAGGTCTCCGCACTCTGGCCCACCTGGGACAAGTTCCTGGAGGTCGGCCAGGGGTACACCGCCGAGACGGGGAAGAAGTTCATCGACAACGCCACCAACCTGTTCAATCCGATCCTCGGGCAGCAGCAGGTCGGCTTCTTCGACGCCGACGAGCAGTTGCAGATGGCAGGCGGCCCCAAGGTCGCCTTCGACTACGCGGTCAGGGCGGCCGACGTCGGGATCTCCGCCAACCTGACCAGCTTCCAGGCCGACTGGGACAAGGGCTTCACCAGCGGCGCGTTCGCGGTGCTGCCCTGCCCCGCGTGGATGCTCGGGCACATCCAGAACACCGCACCCGGCACCAGGGGGCAGTGGGACATCGCCACGGTGCCGGGTGGCGGCGGCAGTTGGGGCGGCTCCTTCCTCACCGTGCCGAAGCAGGGGCGCAACGTCGACGAGGCGTACAGGTTCGTGGAGTGGCTGATCCAGCCGGAGCAGCAGATCGAGGTCTTCAAGACGGTCGGCAACCTGCCCTCGCAACCCGCCCTCTACGCCGATCCGGCGATCGCCGAGTTCACGAACGAGTTCTTCAACGCCGCGCCGGTCGGGCAGATCTTCCCCCGGATGGCCGAGGGCCTCACCCCGCAGTACCTGGGCCGCAAGAACGGGCCGACCCGGGTCGCGGTGGAGAACGTGATCAACCGGGTGCAGAACGGCACGCTCGCGTCCGGCGCGGCCTGGGCCGAGGCGATCAAGGAAGCCGAGAAGGCCGGCAGGTGA
- a CDS encoding carbohydrate ABC transporter permease, with product MRYVPYLLIAPFFLLFLVFGLFPMIFNGVVALRHWRLDDPELTGWAGTENFRRLLTDGDFGNALYNTFGIFLLSTVPQLLLALVIASMLNRRLRAQTWWRVGALLPYITPITASTLVFNVFFSRDFGMANWALGLLGIGTETPIDWRADKLHSWIAIATMVNWKWIGYNALLYLAAMQSIPRDVYEASALDGAGPWRQLWRITVPMIRPVVIFTVVLSTIGGLQLFTEPMLFDLNAQTARGGAGGEWQTVAQLVYKVGWKDLNLGYAAAMSWALFLIILVVAALNTLLTNRISGGRR from the coding sequence ATGCGGTACGTGCCCTACCTGTTGATCGCGCCGTTCTTCCTGCTCTTCCTCGTGTTCGGCCTGTTCCCGATGATCTTCAACGGGGTGGTGGCGTTACGCCACTGGCGGCTGGACGACCCGGAGCTGACCGGCTGGGCCGGTACGGAGAACTTCCGTCGGCTCCTCACCGACGGCGACTTCGGCAACGCGCTCTACAACACCTTCGGCATCTTCCTGCTCTCCACCGTCCCGCAACTGCTGCTCGCGCTGGTCATCGCGTCGATGCTCAACCGGCGGCTACGGGCGCAGACCTGGTGGCGGGTGGGCGCGCTGCTGCCGTACATCACCCCGATCACCGCCTCCACACTGGTGTTCAACGTCTTCTTCTCCCGCGACTTCGGTATGGCCAACTGGGCGCTGGGCCTGCTCGGCATCGGCACCGAGACGCCGATCGACTGGCGGGCGGACAAACTCCACTCCTGGATCGCCATCGCCACGATGGTCAACTGGAAGTGGATCGGCTACAACGCCCTGCTCTATCTGGCCGCGATGCAGTCCATCCCGCGTGACGTCTACGAGGCGTCGGCCCTGGACGGAGCCGGGCCGTGGCGACAGCTCTGGCGGATCACCGTGCCGATGATCCGCCCGGTGGTCATCTTCACCGTGGTGCTCTCCACCATCGGCGGGCTGCAACTGTTCACCGAGCCGATGCTGTTCGACCTGAACGCGCAGACCGCACGCGGTGGGGCCGGCGGAGAGTGGCAGACCGTGGCGCAGCTCGTCTACAAGGTCGGCTGGAAGGACCTCAACCTCGGGTACGCCGCCGCGATGTCCTGGGCGCTGTTCCTCATCATCCTCGTGGTCGCGGCCCTGAACACCCTGCTGACCAACCGCATCTCGGGGGGCCGGAGATGA